A DNA window from Janibacter sp. A1S7 contains the following coding sequences:
- a CDS encoding DUF7455 domain-containing protein, with translation MNATLASPLTAADRCDRCGAKAYVRARLHAGGELLFCAHHGREHIPALKDLAEIEDESSRLEETPASAPVDEL, from the coding sequence GTGAACGCGACCCTGGCCAGCCCCTTGACCGCAGCCGACCGCTGCGACCGCTGCGGCGCCAAGGCCTATGTGCGCGCCCGCCTCCACGCGGGCGGCGAACTGCTGTTCTGCGCCCACCACGGGCGCGAGCACATCCCTGCACTGAAGGACCTCGCCGAGATCGAGGACGAGTCCTCGCGACTCGAGGAGACCCCGGCC
- a CDS encoding DNA gyrase/topoisomerase IV subunit B: protein MTRPEGPAHLVPPAASTAKKTASSKSVKDYSAHHLQVLEGLEAVRKRPGMYIGSTDQRGLMHCMWEIIDNAVDEALGGHGDRIDITLHADGSVEVSDNGRGIPVDIEPRTGLTGVEVVYTKLHAGGKFGGGSYTASGGLHGVGGSVVNALSSRLDVEVDRSGKTYAMSFRRGEPGTFSDVAGAKGAKSPDNEFTPYDKGSELDVVGKAKRGVTGTRVRYWADPQIFLKDATVDLAALTARARQTSFLVPGLTLVVRDERGGETAEEVFHHDGGISEFVDFLAPDQPVTDVWRLEGTGTFTETVPVLDDKGHMTPTEVERECGVDIALRWGTGYEARATSFVNIIATPKGGTHVAGFEQALLKVFRKQLEVNSRKLKVGNDKVEKDDLLAGLTAVVTVRLAEPQFEGQTKEVLGTSAVRSIVAKVVETELTSRLTSARRGDKQMAAQLLEKVVAEMKSRISARQHKETQRRKNALETSTLPPKLRDCRSTDVEATELFIVEGDSAMGTAKEARSSEFQALLPIRGKILNVQKAAVGDMLKNAECASIIQVIGAGSGRSFDLDAARYGKVIIMTDADVDGAHIRTLLLTLFFRYMRPLVEAGKVFAAVPPLHRIEVVNPGSKKNELIYTYSEAEMRKKLAALNAKGKNIKQPIQRYKGLGEMDADQLAETTMDPQHRMLRRVTSEDLEIAEEVFELLMGKNVDPRRDFIVSSADQLDRERIDA from the coding sequence ATGACCCGACCAGAAGGACCGGCCCACCTCGTGCCTCCGGCAGCCAGCACCGCCAAGAAGACCGCCAGCAGCAAGTCCGTCAAGGACTACTCGGCGCACCACCTGCAGGTCCTCGAGGGCTTGGAGGCCGTGCGCAAGCGACCGGGCATGTACATCGGCTCCACCGACCAGCGTGGACTCATGCACTGCATGTGGGAGATCATCGACAACGCCGTCGACGAGGCGCTCGGCGGTCACGGGGACCGGATCGACATCACGTTGCACGCCGACGGATCGGTCGAGGTCAGCGACAACGGCCGGGGCATCCCGGTCGACATCGAGCCGCGGACCGGTCTGACCGGGGTGGAGGTCGTCTACACCAAGTTGCACGCCGGCGGGAAGTTCGGTGGCGGTTCCTACACCGCGTCCGGCGGCCTCCACGGTGTCGGCGGATCCGTGGTCAATGCACTCTCCTCGCGGCTGGACGTCGAGGTGGACCGGTCGGGCAAGACGTACGCCATGAGCTTCCGCCGGGGTGAGCCCGGCACCTTCTCCGACGTGGCCGGGGCGAAGGGGGCCAAGTCGCCCGACAACGAGTTCACGCCCTACGACAAGGGCAGTGAGCTGGATGTCGTCGGCAAGGCCAAGCGCGGCGTCACCGGTACCCGGGTGCGCTACTGGGCCGACCCCCAGATCTTCCTCAAGGACGCCACCGTCGACCTGGCCGCGTTGACGGCCCGGGCGCGGCAGACCTCCTTCCTCGTGCCCGGCCTGACCCTCGTCGTGCGTGACGAGCGCGGTGGGGAGACGGCCGAGGAGGTCTTCCACCACGACGGCGGCATCAGCGAGTTCGTCGACTTCCTCGCCCCCGACCAGCCGGTCACCGACGTCTGGCGGCTGGAGGGCACCGGGACCTTCACCGAGACCGTCCCCGTCCTCGACGACAAGGGGCACATGACCCCGACGGAGGTCGAGCGCGAGTGCGGCGTCGACATCGCCTTGCGGTGGGGGACCGGCTACGAGGCCAGGGCCACCTCGTTCGTCAACATCATCGCCACGCCCAAGGGCGGCACCCACGTCGCGGGCTTCGAGCAGGCACTGCTCAAGGTCTTCCGCAAGCAGCTCGAGGTCAACAGCCGCAAGCTCAAGGTCGGCAACGACAAGGTGGAGAAGGACGACCTGCTTGCGGGCCTCACCGCGGTCGTGACCGTACGACTGGCCGAGCCGCAGTTCGAGGGGCAGACCAAGGAGGTCCTCGGCACCAGCGCCGTGCGCTCCATCGTCGCCAAGGTCGTCGAGACCGAACTGACCTCGCGGCTGACCTCTGCCAGGCGAGGGGACAAGCAGATGGCCGCCCAGCTGCTGGAGAAGGTCGTCGCCGAGATGAAGTCGCGCATCTCGGCGCGCCAGCACAAGGAGACCCAGCGCCGCAAGAACGCGCTGGAGACCTCGACGCTGCCGCCGAAGCTGCGTGACTGCCGCAGCACCGACGTGGAGGCCACCGAGCTGTTCATCGTCGAGGGTGACTCGGCCATGGGCACGGCCAAGGAGGCCCGCAGCAGCGAGTTCCAGGCCCTGCTGCCGATCCGCGGCAAGATCCTCAACGTCCAGAAGGCTGCGGTCGGGGACATGTTGAAGAACGCCGAATGCGCCTCGATCATCCAGGTCATCGGCGCCGGCTCCGGTCGCAGTTTCGATCTCGACGCGGCGCGGTACGGCAAGGTCATCATCATGACCGACGCCGACGTGGACGGCGCCCACATCCGTACCCTGCTGCTCACCCTCTTCTTCCGCTACATGCGACCTCTCGTCGAGGCCGGCAAGGTCTTCGCCGCCGTCCCCCCACTGCACCGCATCGAGGTGGTCAACCCCGGCTCGAAGAAGAACGAGCTGATCTACACGTACTCCGAGGCGGAGATGCGCAAGAAGCTGGCGGCGCTGAACGCCAAGGGCAAGAACATCAAGCAGCCCATCCAGCGCTACAAGGGTCTGGGCGAGATGGACGCCGACCAGCTGGCCGAGACGACCATGGACCCGCAGCACCGCATGCTGCGTCGGGTCACGAGCGAGGACCTGGAGATCGCCGAGGAGGTCTTCGAGCTGCTCATGGGCAAGAACGTCGACCCGCGCCGTGACTTCATCGTCTCCTCCGCCGACCAGCTGGACCGGGAGCGCATCGACGCCTGA
- a CDS encoding APC family permease: MSEVTSDRAVGGSGELKRVMGPKLLLLFIVGDILGTGVYALTGDVAAEVGGAAWAPFLAAFAVATLTAFSYLELVTKYPTAGGAATFIHKAFGIHFVTFIAAFAVMASGITSASTASRAFAGFLRDGLQTGWDDSSPALLLIALGFMTVIGLINLRGVGESVKANVVLTLVELSGLLMIIFIGLYAMTQGRADFSRVVVFDSPDDKGTFLAITSATALAFFAMIGFEDSVNMAEETKDPSRDFPKMMLTGLGLAAVIYTLVSVTAVALVPVGQLVGGEQSALTQVVAVGAPDLPFDRIFPWIGMFAVANTALINMLMASRLVYGMAKQQVLPTGLGRVHSVRQTPWVAIVFTTLISYALITYVTLDSASEVVSLLGGTTALLLLVVFVVVNAAVLVLRKDHVDHKHFVAPWGLPILGAVTSAFLVGPWARSPEQQEQYVIAGGLLVLGIILWAITWVINRAVYGKRTFMRDPEHIEE; encoded by the coding sequence ATGTCCGAGGTCACGTCGGATCGAGCCGTCGGGGGGTCGGGCGAGCTCAAGCGGGTCATGGGGCCCAAGCTGCTCCTCCTCTTCATCGTCGGTGACATCCTGGGCACCGGTGTCTACGCCCTCACCGGCGACGTCGCCGCCGAGGTGGGTGGCGCCGCGTGGGCGCCCTTCCTCGCGGCCTTCGCCGTCGCGACCCTGACCGCCTTCTCCTATCTGGAGCTGGTGACGAAGTACCCCACGGCAGGCGGGGCGGCGACCTTCATCCACAAGGCCTTCGGGATCCACTTCGTCACCTTCATCGCGGCCTTCGCGGTGATGGCCTCGGGTATCACCTCCGCCTCCACCGCGTCGCGGGCCTTCGCCGGATTCCTGCGCGACGGGCTGCAGACCGGCTGGGACGACAGCTCGCCCGCGCTGCTGCTCATCGCCCTGGGCTTCATGACCGTGATCGGCCTGATCAACCTGCGTGGCGTCGGCGAGAGCGTCAAGGCCAATGTCGTGCTCACCCTCGTGGAGCTGTCCGGTCTGCTGATGATCATCTTCATCGGCCTGTACGCCATGACTCAGGGCCGGGCGGACTTCTCCCGGGTGGTGGTCTTCGACAGCCCCGACGACAAGGGGACCTTCCTCGCGATCACCTCGGCCACGGCACTGGCGTTCTTCGCGATGATCGGCTTCGAGGACTCGGTGAACATGGCCGAGGAGACCAAGGACCCCTCCCGGGACTTCCCGAAGATGATGCTGACCGGTCTGGGTCTCGCCGCCGTGATCTACACGCTGGTCTCGGTCACCGCGGTGGCCCTCGTCCCCGTCGGGCAGCTCGTCGGCGGCGAGCAGTCGGCGCTGACCCAGGTGGTCGCCGTCGGCGCGCCGGACCTGCCCTTCGACCGCATCTTCCCGTGGATCGGGATGTTCGCCGTGGCCAACACGGCGCTGATCAACATGCTCATGGCCTCGCGCCTGGTCTACGGCATGGCCAAGCAGCAGGTGCTCCCGACCGGTCTGGGGCGGGTGCACTCCGTCAGGCAGACGCCGTGGGTGGCCATCGTCTTCACCACGCTGATCTCCTACGCCCTGATCACCTACGTGACCCTCGACAGCGCGTCGGAGGTGGTCTCCCTGCTCGGGGGCACCACGGCGCTGCTCCTGCTGGTCGTCTTCGTCGTCGTCAACGCGGCCGTGCTCGTGCTGCGCAAGGACCACGTCGACCACAAGCACTTCGTCGCCCCGTGGGGGCTGCCGATCCTCGGCGCCGTGACCAGCGCCTTCCTCGTCGGCCCGTGGGCGCGCAGCCCCGAGCAGCAGGAGCAGTACGTCATCGCCGGTGGCCTGCTCGTGCTCGGCATCATCCTGTGGGCGATCACGTGGGTGATCAACCGGGCGGTCTACGGCAAGCGCACCTTCATGCGCGACCCGGAGCACATCGAGGAGTGA
- a CDS encoding DNA gyrase/topoisomerase IV subunit A has protein sequence MARRTAPAPRPEVPERIVDIDVADEMRNAFLEYSYSVIHARALPDARDGFKPVHRRILYAMGEMGLRPERGHVKSSRVVGEVMGKYHPHGDSAIYDALVRLAQPFSMRVPLVDGHGNFGSLDDGPAASRYTEARMAPAALLMVTGLDEDTVPFVPNYDDQLLQPDVLPSAYPNLLVNGTTGIAVGMATNMPPHNLVEVIGAARHLLTHPDASLDDLMKFVPGPDLPGGGRIVGLEGIRDAYLTGRGSFRTRATTRIEKVSPRRQGIVVTELPYLIGPEKVIEKIKDAVQSKKLQGIADVKDLTDRSSGMQMVIEVKNGFNPEAVLEKLYKLTPMEDSFSINNVALVDGQPRTMGLKELLTVYVDFRRQVVLRRTEYRLAKRRERLHLVEGLLVAILDIDEVIQVIRSSDDVATARDRLRSVFDLSEPQATYILDLQLRRLTKFSRIELENEQNELKTAIAELEEILGDEKVLTTLISSELADVAKKHGDPRRTVLLESAGAPAAASAPLEVADDPCWVLLSSTGLLARTSDDEPLSREGARAKHDAVVAAVRTTARGEVAVVTSAGRMVRLGVLELPTLPPSNGAPALSGGAPLAAYVDLPGDEHALTLTGLSANSPGLALGTAHGVVKRVTTEYPKGHSWECISLKDGDHVVGAVELATGEEELVFVTSQASLLHFSAQEVRPQGRTGGGVAGVRLTDGASVVFFGAVDPRADNIVVTVSGSSDSLPGTDAGAWKVTPFDEYPGKGRATGGVRAHRFLKGEDALLLAWVGRSDARAAQPNGVAITLPEPQGRRDGSGVPASAVIGGIGSV, from the coding sequence ATGGCCCGTCGTACCGCCCCCGCGCCCCGACCCGAGGTCCCCGAGCGGATCGTCGACATCGACGTCGCGGACGAGATGCGCAACGCCTTCCTCGAGTACAGCTACTCGGTCATCCACGCGCGGGCACTGCCGGACGCTCGCGACGGGTTCAAGCCGGTGCACCGCCGGATCCTGTACGCCATGGGCGAGATGGGCCTGCGACCCGAGCGTGGTCACGTCAAGTCCTCCCGCGTCGTCGGTGAGGTCATGGGCAAGTACCACCCGCACGGTGACTCGGCGATCTACGACGCGCTCGTGCGCCTGGCCCAGCCGTTCTCGATGCGGGTGCCGCTCGTCGACGGGCACGGCAACTTCGGCTCCCTCGACGACGGGCCGGCCGCCAGCAGGTACACCGAGGCCCGGATGGCCCCGGCCGCACTGCTCATGGTCACCGGCCTGGACGAGGACACCGTCCCCTTCGTCCCCAACTACGACGACCAGCTCCTGCAGCCGGACGTCCTCCCCTCGGCCTACCCGAACCTGCTCGTCAACGGCACCACCGGCATCGCCGTGGGCATGGCGACGAACATGCCGCCGCACAACCTCGTCGAGGTCATCGGCGCCGCGCGCCACCTGCTGACCCATCCCGACGCGAGCCTGGACGACCTGATGAAGTTCGTGCCTGGTCCGGACCTGCCCGGTGGTGGACGCATCGTCGGCCTCGAGGGGATCCGCGACGCCTACCTCACCGGCCGCGGCAGCTTCCGCACCCGGGCGACCACCCGGATCGAGAAGGTCTCGCCGCGTCGTCAGGGCATCGTCGTCACCGAGCTTCCCTACCTCATCGGCCCTGAGAAGGTCATCGAGAAGATCAAGGACGCCGTCCAGTCCAAGAAGCTGCAGGGCATCGCCGACGTCAAGGACCTCACGGACCGGTCCTCGGGCATGCAGATGGTCATCGAGGTCAAGAACGGCTTCAACCCCGAGGCCGTGCTCGAGAAGCTCTACAAGCTCACGCCGATGGAGGACTCCTTCTCCATCAACAACGTCGCACTCGTGGACGGGCAGCCACGGACGATGGGGTTGAAGGAGCTGCTCACCGTCTACGTCGACTTCCGTCGACAGGTCGTGCTGCGCCGCACCGAGTACCGCCTGGCCAAGCGACGTGAGCGACTGCACCTCGTCGAGGGCCTGCTCGTCGCGATCCTCGACATCGATGAGGTCATCCAGGTCATCCGCTCCAGCGACGACGTGGCGACCGCCCGGGACCGGCTGCGCAGCGTCTTCGACCTCTCGGAGCCGCAGGCGACCTACATCCTGGACCTGCAGCTGCGCCGGCTGACGAAGTTCTCCCGCATCGAGCTGGAGAACGAACAGAACGAGCTGAAGACCGCCATAGCCGAGCTCGAGGAGATCCTCGGCGACGAGAAGGTGCTGACGACGCTGATCTCCAGCGAGCTGGCGGACGTCGCCAAGAAGCACGGCGACCCGCGTCGCACGGTCCTGCTCGAGTCCGCCGGGGCCCCGGCCGCCGCGTCCGCACCGCTCGAGGTCGCCGACGACCCGTGCTGGGTGCTGCTGTCGAGCACCGGCCTGCTCGCCCGCACCAGCGACGACGAGCCGCTGAGCCGGGAGGGCGCACGCGCCAAGCACGACGCGGTCGTGGCCGCGGTGCGCACCACGGCCCGGGGTGAGGTCGCCGTGGTCACCTCCGCCGGTCGGATGGTGCGTCTGGGTGTGTTGGAGCTGCCGACACTGCCACCCTCCAACGGGGCGCCCGCCCTCTCCGGTGGCGCGCCGCTGGCTGCGTACGTCGACCTGCCCGGGGACGAGCACGCACTGACCCTGACCGGTCTCTCCGCCAACTCCCCCGGCCTGGCGCTGGGCACCGCCCACGGCGTGGTCAAGCGAGTGACGACCGAGTACCCGAAGGGCCACTCCTGGGAGTGCATCTCGCTCAAGGACGGCGACCACGTCGTCGGCGCGGTCGAGCTGGCCACCGGCGAGGAGGAGCTGGTCTTCGTCACCTCGCAGGCGAGCCTGCTGCACTTCTCCGCCCAAGAGGTGCGCCCCCAGGGACGCACGGGCGGAGGCGTCGCGGGCGTGCGCCTGACGGACGGCGCCTCGGTCGTCTTCTTCGGTGCCGTCGACCCACGCGCGGACAACATCGTCGTCACCGTCTCCGGGTCGAGTGATTCCCTGCCCGGCACCGATGCCGGCGCATGGAAGGTCACCCCCTTCGACGAGTACCCGGGCAAGGGCCGCGCCACCGGTGGCGTGCGTGCCCACCGATTCCTCAAGGGTGAGGACGCCCTGCTGCTCGCCTGGGTCGGCCGGTCCGACGCCCGCGCCGCCCAGCCCAACGGCGTCGCGATCACCCTTCCCGAGCCCCAGGGCCGGCGCGACGGTTCCGGCGTGCCGGCCAGCGCGGTCATCGGGGGCATCGGCTCCGTCTGA
- a CDS encoding GNAT family N-acetyltransferase: MTELPPGYPVLAEADVVLRDGSVCRLRPIKPSDAEGVRRFHAGQSDESIYLRFFAPMRNLSDRDIKRFTEVDYHDRMALVATIRDEIIGIGRYDRVSEHSAEVAFNISDHYHGKGVGSVLLEHLAALAHHRDIAAFEAEVLPHNRKMLSVFAEAGYQVRRHIEDGVVSLHFDIEPTAESLSVRFAREHRAEAQSVRAMLHPGSVAVIGASRRERAIGHQVLKHIIGGQFTGQVHAVNPSADSVLGLEAVRTVRDLPDGAELAVIAVPAEEVLSVVTDCAAARVRTLVIISSGFAEVGEEGTRLQHEVLRLARSHGMRVVGPNSFGLINNDPSVSLNATLTPTIPHKGYLGLFSQSGALAIANLDSAARRNLGISVFASAGNRVDVSGNDLMQYWVDDERTHAVGLYLESMGNPRKFSRIARHLATNKPVIVVKASSASYGVPPGHRVRQPKVKPHAFTAMLDQAGVIRCENVHQMFDVAQLLVHQPLPRGRRVAVVGNSSQLAALSADNATARGLEVVHGPTAVRTEASAQEFREAVDAAFDDPEVDSVITCFIPPVGALDQEVVDALRHAASRSDKPCVATLLGMRGVDTGSDNAYFAHEWGEVAEGQPRQAIPLYPMPEEAIRALAAATNYGQWREKDKGETVVREGIDRWAVRALLDRILQEDPEGRALTTGEAQELLAGYGIEVWPRHEVATADEAVAAANEVGYPVVVKSLSPLVRGQAVLEGIRVDLHDEIAVRAAFETMDRRLAPIDANYFVVQRMAGPGVSTVLSTVEDPLFGPVVSFSIAGAPTTMLDDVAYRIPPLTDIDVGELLDEIKSAPLLHGHRGSAPVDRAALEDILGRLSLMSDDFLELSSVELNPVIAHPDGATVLGAEIIIAPARRRTDPGARSMT, from the coding sequence ATGACTGAGCTCCCGCCGGGATACCCGGTACTGGCGGAGGCCGACGTGGTCCTGCGGGACGGCTCGGTCTGCAGGCTGCGACCCATCAAGCCCTCGGACGCGGAGGGCGTCCGACGCTTCCACGCCGGGCAGTCCGACGAGTCGATCTACCTGCGCTTCTTCGCCCCGATGCGCAACCTCAGCGACCGGGACATCAAGCGGTTCACCGAGGTGGACTACCACGACCGGATGGCTCTCGTGGCGACGATCCGCGACGAGATCATCGGCATCGGACGATACGACCGGGTCAGTGAGCACAGCGCCGAGGTCGCCTTCAACATCTCCGACCACTACCACGGCAAAGGCGTCGGCTCGGTGCTGCTCGAGCACCTGGCCGCACTGGCCCACCACCGCGACATCGCGGCGTTCGAGGCCGAGGTGCTGCCGCACAACCGCAAGATGCTGTCGGTCTTCGCCGAGGCCGGCTACCAGGTCCGCCGCCACATCGAGGACGGCGTCGTCTCCCTGCACTTCGACATCGAGCCGACGGCCGAGTCGCTCTCGGTGCGCTTTGCCCGCGAGCACCGCGCGGAGGCGCAGAGCGTCCGGGCCATGCTGCACCCGGGGTCGGTGGCCGTGATCGGCGCCAGCCGCCGTGAGCGGGCCATCGGTCACCAGGTGCTCAAGCACATCATCGGGGGCCAGTTCACCGGGCAGGTGCACGCGGTCAACCCGAGCGCGGACTCCGTCCTGGGCCTGGAGGCGGTGCGCACCGTGCGGGACCTGCCCGACGGTGCCGAGCTCGCGGTCATCGCCGTCCCGGCGGAGGAGGTCCTCTCCGTCGTGACCGACTGCGCCGCGGCGAGGGTGAGGACCCTGGTGATCATCTCCTCCGGCTTCGCCGAGGTCGGCGAGGAGGGCACCCGCCTGCAGCACGAGGTGCTGCGCCTGGCGCGCTCGCACGGGATGCGCGTCGTCGGTCCCAACTCCTTCGGCCTGATCAACAACGATCCGTCGGTCAGTCTCAACGCGACCCTGACCCCGACGATCCCGCACAAGGGCTACCTCGGGCTGTTCTCGCAGAGCGGTGCCCTGGCGATCGCCAACCTCGACTCGGCCGCCCGTCGCAACCTGGGCATCTCCGTCTTCGCCTCCGCGGGCAACCGCGTCGACGTCTCCGGCAACGACCTGATGCAGTACTGGGTCGACGACGAGCGCACCCACGCCGTCGGGCTCTACCTGGAGTCGATGGGCAACCCGCGCAAGTTCTCCCGGATCGCCCGCCACCTGGCCACCAACAAGCCGGTCATCGTCGTCAAGGCCTCCTCGGCCAGCTACGGTGTGCCACCCGGTCACCGGGTGCGCCAGCCGAAGGTCAAGCCGCACGCCTTCACCGCGATGCTCGACCAGGCGGGCGTCATCCGTTGCGAGAACGTGCACCAGATGTTCGACGTGGCCCAGCTGCTCGTCCACCAGCCGCTGCCCAGGGGTCGACGCGTCGCGGTCGTCGGCAACTCCAGCCAGCTGGCTGCGCTGTCCGCGGACAACGCGACCGCTCGTGGTCTCGAGGTCGTCCACGGGCCCACGGCCGTGCGTACCGAGGCGTCCGCCCAGGAGTTCCGCGAGGCCGTCGACGCTGCCTTCGACGACCCGGAGGTGGACTCGGTCATCACCTGCTTCATCCCTCCGGTCGGTGCCCTGGACCAGGAGGTGGTCGACGCCCTTCGCCATGCCGCCTCACGCTCGGACAAGCCGTGCGTCGCCACTCTGCTCGGGATGCGCGGTGTCGACACCGGCAGCGACAACGCCTACTTCGCCCACGAGTGGGGCGAGGTCGCGGAGGGCCAGCCACGGCAGGCGATCCCGCTCTACCCGATGCCCGAGGAGGCCATCCGCGCACTCGCCGCGGCCACCAACTACGGGCAGTGGCGCGAGAAGGACAAGGGCGAGACCGTGGTGCGCGAGGGGATCGACCGGTGGGCCGTGCGGGCCCTGCTCGACCGGATCCTGCAGGAGGACCCCGAGGGGCGTGCGCTGACGACCGGTGAGGCCCAGGAGCTGCTCGCGGGCTACGGGATCGAGGTGTGGCCCCGCCACGAGGTGGCCACCGCCGACGAGGCCGTCGCAGCCGCCAACGAGGTCGGGTACCCCGTTGTCGTCAAGTCCCTCTCGCCGCTCGTGCGTGGCCAGGCGGTGCTCGAGGGCATCCGGGTGGACCTGCACGACGAGATCGCCGTGCGGGCCGCCTTCGAGACGATGGACCGGCGTCTGGCGCCGATCGACGCCAACTACTTCGTCGTGCAGCGGATGGCCGGCCCCGGCGTCTCCACCGTGCTCTCGACGGTCGAGGACCCGCTCTTCGGGCCGGTGGTCTCCTTCAGCATCGCCGGCGCTCCGACGACGATGCTCGACGACGTCGCCTACCGGATCCCGCCGCTGACCGACATCGACGTGGGTGAGCTCCTCGACGAGATCAAGTCGGCGCCGCTGCTGCACGGACACCGGGGGTCGGCCCCGGTCGACCGGGCTGCGCTCGAGGACATCCTCGGTCGCCTGTCGCTGATGTCGGACGACTTCCTGGAGTTGTCCTCGGTCGAGCTCAACCCGGTCATCGCGCACCCGGACGGCGCGACCGTCCTCGGTGCGGAGATCATCATCGCGCCGGCGCGGCGTCGCACCGACCCCGGCGCCCGGAGCATGACCTGA
- a CDS encoding DUF5998 family protein, translated as MADMSVPADLTAITLPDDLTADIERAGYYPALVADVVKAAVGREEVRSHLVHQETTFDQDSVRRHITVLVRTDTRLVIAHADDFVDHMVTDTSREVATATTECIPLSAVRGVMLTHVTENPSEYVPGSLGREMTLTIGWGAVSRVDLLPGQCNDPDCEGGDHGYEGTIAADDIGLRISAEAEGRAALDRAIEFARDLSSSIGR; from the coding sequence ATGGCGGACATGTCCGTTCCAGCCGACCTCACGGCGATCACCCTGCCTGACGACCTCACCGCCGACATCGAGCGGGCGGGGTACTACCCGGCGCTCGTGGCCGACGTCGTCAAGGCCGCGGTCGGCCGGGAGGAGGTGCGCAGCCACCTCGTCCACCAGGAGACGACCTTCGACCAGGACTCGGTGCGCCGCCACATCACGGTCCTGGTACGCACGGACACCCGTCTGGTCATCGCGCACGCCGACGACTTCGTTGATCACATGGTCACCGACACCTCGCGGGAGGTGGCGACGGCGACGACGGAGTGCATCCCGTTGTCCGCCGTGCGGGGCGTGATGCTCACCCACGTCACCGAGAACCCCTCGGAGTACGTCCCGGGCTCCCTCGGCCGCGAGATGACCCTGACGATCGGCTGGGGAGCGGTCAGTCGGGTCGACCTGCTGCCCGGCCAGTGCAATGACCCCGACTGCGAAGGGGGCGACCACGGCTACGAGGGCACCATCGCGGCCGACGACATCGGTCTGCGCATCAGCGCCGAAGCCGAGGGCCGGGCGGCCCTGGACCGGGCGATCGAGTTCGCCCGCGACCTGTCCTCGAGCATCGGCCGCTGA
- a CDS encoding alkaline phosphatase family protein yields MSHHGAQPVPLLPTTPRLDRVLPSVATSLGVPDLAKAGDRPLAPARRTVVVLVDGLGAQLLARRGGHAPFLRRLLQDPQRAVQLDCGFPSTTATSMGSFGTGTLTGVHGLVGYEAYDPGTDTVFNELSWEDGPEPHRWQPHPTVFEAAQDAGIAVTRIGPGYFDGSGLTNAALRGGAFIAARSLAERVDATVTAVRAVPRSLVYLYWGDVDKIGHVHGSDSWQWGEELEEVDAQLARLANLLPPDTSLHITADHGMVDVPLDARPDIAEEPDLDAGVRHVSGEPRCLQLHVEDGALQDVLSAWRSRLGDDAHVITGEQAIEAGWFGPVTDGVRPRIGDVIAAMTGPVAVVDSRRHRPLLRGLIGVHGSITAEEVAIPWLELPARES; encoded by the coding sequence ATGAGCCACCACGGCGCGCAGCCAGTCCCGCTCCTGCCGACGACCCCACGCCTGGACCGGGTGCTCCCGTCCGTCGCCACGAGCCTGGGCGTCCCCGACCTGGCGAAGGCGGGAGACCGGCCCCTCGCGCCGGCCCGTCGGACCGTCGTCGTGCTCGTCGACGGGCTCGGGGCGCAGCTGCTGGCCCGCCGTGGTGGGCACGCCCCCTTCCTTCGGCGCCTGCTGCAGGACCCGCAGCGGGCCGTGCAGCTGGACTGCGGCTTCCCCTCGACGACCGCGACGTCGATGGGCAGCTTCGGCACCGGCACGCTGACCGGTGTGCACGGACTCGTCGGCTACGAGGCCTACGACCCCGGGACCGACACCGTCTTCAACGAGCTGTCCTGGGAGGACGGCCCCGAGCCGCACCGGTGGCAGCCGCACCCGACGGTGTTCGAGGCGGCGCAGGACGCCGGGATCGCCGTCACCCGTATCGGTCCGGGGTATTTCGACGGGTCGGGACTGACCAATGCGGCTCTGCGTGGTGGGGCTTTCATCGCAGCCCGGTCCCTCGCCGAGCGCGTCGACGCGACGGTCACCGCGGTCCGGGCGGTGCCACGATCGCTGGTCTACCTCTACTGGGGTGACGTCGACAAGATCGGCCACGTCCACGGCAGCGACTCGTGGCAGTGGGGCGAGGAGCTGGAGGAGGTCGATGCGCAGCTGGCGCGGTTGGCCAACCTCCTGCCGCCCGACACCTCGCTGCACATCACGGCCGACCACGGCATGGTCGACGTACCCCTGGACGCCCGTCCGGACATCGCCGAGGAGCCGGACCTCGATGCCGGGGTGCGGCACGTCTCCGGCGAGCCCCGCTGCCTCCAGCTCCACGTCGAGGACGGGGCCCTGCAGGACGTGCTCTCCGCCTGGCGATCGCGTCTGGGCGACGACGCGCACGTCATCACGGGGGAGCAGGCCATCGAGGCGGGCTGGTTCGGTCCGGTGACCGACGGGGTTCGCCCGCGCATCGGGGACGTCATCGCCGCCATGACCGGTCCGGTCGCGGTCGTCGACTCCCGCCGCCACCGTCCGCTGCTGCGCGGCCTGATCGGGGTGCACGGCTCGATCACGGCCGAGGAGGTCGCCATCCCGTGGCTGGAACTGCCGGCACGGGAGTCCTGA